In a genomic window of Dyadobacter fermentans DSM 18053:
- a CDS encoding ComEC/Rec2 family competence protein encodes MKYTTIAKICLAALCLGLTVPGANAQEAGKPLAAWQEGFLDIHHINTGMGNATFLILPDGTTLLVDAGALDPTEARTQSPRNTKAMPNASRQPGEWIARYIRKVAPAPVVDYALITHFHDDHMGTPTSVSKKSEQGKYALTGITEVAEFVPVKKVIDRGWPQYDYPRPTRDSMVQNYRAFLAWQIKNKGLRVEASVPGRNDQIVLLHNAARYKDLFEVRNISANGEIWTGVGNVTRKHFPELKDLRPDQFPTENMCSIATRISYGKFDYFTGGDTPGVLQPGVPLWHDVETPVAKAVGPVDAHILDHHGNRDSQNDFLLAALRPRVLVVPVWSSDHPGHDVLDRIYSQRIYPGERDVFATSMLESNKLVIGEMLNRLKSDQGHVVIRVANGGASYQVFVLDDRDEQMKVKSVHGPYESR; translated from the coding sequence ATGAAATACACCACTATCGCAAAAATTTGCCTCGCTGCATTGTGCCTGGGCCTGACTGTCCCGGGTGCAAATGCGCAGGAGGCCGGTAAGCCGCTAGCCGCATGGCAGGAGGGCTTTCTCGACATTCACCACATCAATACCGGTATGGGTAACGCCACGTTCCTCATCCTGCCGGACGGCACCACGCTCCTGGTGGATGCCGGCGCGCTCGATCCTACCGAGGCGCGCACGCAGAGCCCGCGCAACACGAAAGCCATGCCCAATGCCAGCCGGCAGCCCGGCGAGTGGATCGCGAGGTATATCAGAAAGGTTGCGCCTGCGCCCGTGGTGGATTATGCACTCATTACGCATTTTCACGACGACCACATGGGAACGCCCACGTCGGTTTCGAAAAAATCGGAGCAGGGCAAATATGCGCTGACAGGCATTACGGAAGTGGCCGAATTTGTGCCTGTCAAAAAGGTAATCGACCGCGGTTGGCCGCAGTACGACTATCCGCGGCCGACCCGGGACAGCATGGTACAGAATTACCGTGCGTTCCTGGCATGGCAGATAAAGAACAAAGGCCTGCGTGTAGAGGCGAGCGTTCCGGGCCGTAACGACCAGATCGTGCTCCTGCACAATGCCGCGAGGTACAAAGACCTGTTTGAGGTCCGCAATATCTCCGCCAATGGCGAAATATGGACTGGCGTGGGCAACGTTACGCGCAAGCATTTTCCGGAACTCAAAGACCTCCGGCCTGACCAGTTTCCGACGGAAAACATGTGCAGCATCGCCACACGGATCAGCTACGGCAAATTCGACTATTTCACCGGCGGCGATACGCCCGGCGTGCTGCAACCCGGCGTGCCGCTCTGGCACGATGTAGAAACACCGGTAGCAAAGGCCGTGGGCCCGGTGGACGCCCATATTCTGGATCACCACGGCAACCGCGATTCGCAAAATGATTTTCTGCTGGCCGCACTCAGGCCACGCGTGCTGGTGGTGCCCGTCTGGTCGTCGGACCATCCCGGCCATGATGTGCTCGACCGCATTTATTCCCAGCGCATTTACCCTGGCGAGCGCGACGTGTTCGCGACGAGCATGCTGGAATCAAACAAGCTGGTGATTGGTGAAATGCTCAACCGCCTGAAAAGCGACCAGGGCCATGTGGTAATACGCGTCGCCAACGGCGGGGCAAGCTACCAAGTATTTGTCCTCGACGACCGCGACGAGCAAATGAAGGTGAAATCCGTGCACGGGCCTTACGAATCGCGCTGA
- a CDS encoding DeoR/GlpR family DNA-binding transcription regulator, giving the protein MNFQERKKKILAALERAESLSVFELSEILEASPATIRRDLGDIAEEGLLVRTHGGAMKIENPVLTGFSEKSGVNNPAKELIAERAASYVQDGDTIFLDCGSTVFRMCHYLKKKSIRVITNSLPILAELIDVPSIQINLIGGELNKARKAVHGDRAVQHINGYHAHKAFIGVDGLSAENGLTAHSEHESTITTAFIRNAGQVVLLCDATKIGKDSYVKFAGLPAIQTLITDAAGDTQQLEMLRKAGLKIEITS; this is encoded by the coding sequence ATGAATTTCCAGGAACGGAAAAAGAAGATACTGGCTGCCCTGGAACGGGCGGAAAGCCTCAGCGTATTTGAACTCTCGGAAATCCTTGAAGCCTCACCAGCAACGATCCGCCGCGACCTGGGCGATATTGCCGAAGAAGGACTGCTCGTGCGCACACACGGGGGCGCGATGAAAATCGAGAACCCGGTACTGACGGGATTTTCAGAGAAGTCGGGTGTCAATAACCCCGCCAAAGAGCTGATTGCCGAAAGAGCAGCCTCCTATGTGCAGGACGGCGACACGATCTTTCTCGACTGCGGCAGTACGGTGTTCAGGATGTGTCATTATTTGAAGAAAAAGAGCATCCGTGTCATTACCAACTCATTACCCATTCTTGCGGAACTGATCGACGTGCCTTCGATCCAGATCAACCTGATCGGCGGGGAACTGAACAAGGCCCGAAAAGCGGTTCACGGCGACCGGGCTGTTCAGCATATCAACGGCTACCACGCGCACAAGGCATTCATCGGCGTAGACGGCCTTTCTGCGGAAAACGGCCTCACCGCGCACAGCGAGCACGAATCGACCATTACCACCGCGTTCATCCGCAATGCGGGACAAGTGGTCCTGCTGTGCGACGCCACAAAAATCGGTAAGGACAGTTATGTAAAATTCGCCGGATTACCGGCCATTCAAACGCTCATCACGGATGCAGCTGGTGACACGCAGCAGCTGGAAATGCTCCGCAAGGCCGGATTGAAGATTGAAATCACCAGTTGA
- a CDS encoding PAS domain-containing sensor histidine kinase, which yields MDLRSPANDQFFHFIQGGGEMGALTRAFDWSATAIGPPEQWQQSLRTTLGIVLNSAFPMFLFWGDELICFYNDAFRPSLGAEGKHPALGKRGREVWPEIWDFIGPLLGRVMSSGEPVWFEDQLVPFFRNGRVEDIYWTFSYSPVYDDSGKINGVFVTCTETTQKVLMYNRLHDSERRFQNLVTDATVGIIVLMGTDMVVEIVNDAYGQVIDRSREELLDKPFFSVVPETEPHFRNIVEGVMRTGEPLYLYDHPYFVYVNGEKKEGYLNLVYQPYRGDDGRIQGVMVLCQEVTELVLAKLRTEQTVTDRTRELATANRHLQRSNAELAQFAYIASHDLQEPIRKVATFAQLLEGALGETTERQRNYLDKIKNASARMMLLIRDVLTFSQLSRDTDLVRETDLGVVLDNVVDDLELLIDQKHATVSYENLPVVEAVPLQMSQLFGNLISNALKFTRADRDPVIRITAKLLDRQELRSYPMLDTRCAYHHLQVSDNGIGFDQSYAEQIFEIFQRLHGKKDFEGTGIGLAMCKKILQNHHGLIFATSGEGEGATFHMLIPENQSCFADSSIL from the coding sequence ATGGATTTACGTAGCCCCGCAAACGATCAGTTTTTTCATTTCATTCAGGGTGGCGGCGAAATGGGTGCCCTGACGAGGGCTTTCGATTGGTCGGCCACGGCAATCGGGCCGCCGGAGCAATGGCAGCAAAGCCTGCGTACTACACTCGGCATCGTGCTGAACTCCGCATTTCCGATGTTCCTCTTCTGGGGCGATGAGCTCATCTGCTTTTATAATGACGCATTCAGGCCCAGCCTCGGTGCCGAAGGCAAACATCCCGCGCTGGGCAAACGCGGCAGGGAAGTGTGGCCTGAAATCTGGGATTTTATCGGGCCATTGCTCGGCCGGGTGATGAGCAGCGGAGAGCCCGTCTGGTTTGAGGACCAGCTCGTGCCGTTTTTCAGGAATGGCAGGGTGGAGGATATTTACTGGACGTTCAGTTACAGCCCGGTTTACGACGATTCGGGGAAGATCAACGGGGTGTTCGTTACCTGCACCGAAACCACGCAGAAAGTGCTCATGTACAACCGCCTGCACGACTCCGAGCGGCGCTTTCAAAACCTCGTTACGGACGCAACGGTGGGGATAATCGTACTCATGGGCACGGACATGGTCGTGGAGATTGTCAACGATGCCTACGGCCAGGTGATCGACCGCTCCCGCGAGGAACTGCTTGATAAGCCTTTTTTTTCGGTGGTACCGGAAACCGAGCCGCATTTCCGGAACATCGTCGAGGGGGTAATGCGGACCGGAGAACCGCTCTACCTGTACGATCATCCCTATTTTGTATATGTTAATGGAGAGAAAAAAGAAGGTTATCTGAACCTGGTGTATCAGCCTTACCGTGGCGACGATGGCCGCATTCAGGGGGTGATGGTTCTTTGCCAGGAGGTCACGGAACTGGTGCTCGCCAAATTACGCACCGAACAGACCGTGACCGACCGCACACGGGAGCTCGCTACCGCCAACCGCCATTTGCAGCGCTCGAATGCCGAGCTGGCGCAGTTTGCCTACATCGCTTCGCACGACCTTCAGGAGCCCATCCGGAAGGTCGCGACATTTGCCCAGCTGCTTGAAGGCGCATTGGGCGAGACGACCGAGCGCCAGCGGAATTACCTTGATAAGATCAAAAATGCCTCTGCGCGGATGATGCTATTGATCCGCGATGTGCTCACATTTTCGCAGCTGTCACGGGATACCGACCTGGTGCGGGAAACCGATCTGGGCGTGGTGCTGGACAATGTTGTGGACGATCTCGAACTGCTGATCGACCAGAAGCACGCAACCGTGAGTTACGAGAACCTTCCGGTGGTGGAGGCCGTTCCGCTGCAAATGTCTCAGCTGTTTGGGAACCTCATTTCCAATGCCTTGAAATTCACCAGGGCCGATCGCGACCCGGTCATCCGCATTACGGCAAAACTGCTCGACAGGCAAGAGTTACGTTCGTACCCGATGCTCGATACCCGTTGCGCCTATCACCATTTGCAGGTGAGCGACAATGGTATTGGATTCGACCAGAGCTACGCCGAGCAGATATTCGAGATTTTCCAGCGACTGCACGGGAAAAAGGACTTCGAAGGGACGGGCATTGGGCTGGCCATGTGCAAGAAGATCCTGCAAAACCATCACGGCCTTATTTTCGCCACTTCGGGAGAAGGAGAGGGCGCCACTTTCCATATGCTCATCCCTGAAAATCAGTCTTGTTTCGCGGATTCGTCGATACTTTAA
- a CDS encoding response regulator: protein MPYQNILLIDDDEDDQEIFLTALECTSKPVHCTVVDSAKKALNQIVKGELEADLIFLDLNMPLMNGQQFLAEIKKDENLRKIPVVILSTSSNSATVEQVKQLGARHFFTKPGRFEDLVAILNKILA, encoded by the coding sequence ATGCCCTATCAGAATATCCTTCTCATCGATGACGATGAAGACGATCAGGAGATTTTCCTGACGGCGCTGGAATGTACTTCGAAGCCTGTACACTGTACCGTGGTGGACAGTGCCAAGAAGGCATTAAACCAGATTGTGAAGGGAGAGCTGGAAGCCGATCTGATTTTCCTCGACCTTAATATGCCGTTGATGAATGGGCAGCAGTTTTTGGCAGAAATAAAAAAAGACGAAAATCTCCGCAAAATTCCGGTCGTGATCCTGTCCACTTCATCCAATTCTGCCACGGTAGAGCAGGTAAAGCAATTGGGCGCGCGCCACTTTTTTACCAAACCGGGCCGTTTCGAGGACCTGGTCGCAATTCTCAACAAGATCCTGGCGTAA
- a CDS encoding SusD/RagB family nutrient-binding outer membrane lipoprotein encodes MKNKIWLLAAVLLTFTGCDNFESLNTDPARSSETQPEFLLSNAEKRASDLMYDSYFNGRIGMELSQYWMGTDKTSDGRFLFTNDGLWAGLYAGPLMDLKEIGNYYDRHPAERSAHTLAVAEILKAWIFHVLTDVYTDIPYSQALQGEDIPQPVFDQGREVYAALLGSLKTQVEVLSGTTSGVIRGDILAKGDVQQWIRIANALRMRIALRMVDAAPAEAKAIIEEAAKNTLASTAQDVFFPYNVATTTNRFPYNDVERPLVEFAVTSTLVDYLQSVNDPRLPVFARPDETNGKYVGKVYGTEANLPTMIGLSKPGVIAYSGSAKGYVITYAEVAFMKAEAAARGMNVGTDTPEALYNEAVRASMTQWGIADAKAVDDYLKRVPYKAGTWKNVIGTQKWIALYMQGLQSWLERLRLDPKKPDGTVLFIPPASGSLDPDVTDVPKRLKYPSNTRAANAQNSADAAKRIGGDTQAVKNWWDVE; translated from the coding sequence ATGAAAAACAAAATATGGCTACTGGCCGCTGTCCTCTTGACTTTCACGGGATGCGACAATTTCGAATCGCTGAACACCGACCCGGCGCGGTCGAGCGAGACGCAACCTGAATTCCTGCTTTCCAATGCCGAAAAACGTGCCAGCGACCTTATGTACGACTCCTATTTCAACGGGCGGATCGGGATGGAGCTTTCGCAATACTGGATGGGCACCGACAAGACGTCCGACGGCCGGTTCCTGTTCACCAACGACGGCCTGTGGGCCGGCCTGTACGCCGGGCCTTTGATGGACCTGAAAGAAATCGGCAACTATTACGATCGCCATCCCGCCGAAAGAAGTGCCCACACCCTGGCGGTGGCCGAAATACTGAAAGCCTGGATATTCCACGTGCTCACCGACGTGTACACCGACATTCCGTATAGTCAGGCATTGCAGGGCGAGGACATTCCCCAGCCAGTGTTCGACCAGGGCAGGGAGGTGTACGCGGCGCTGCTGGGTTCGCTCAAAACGCAGGTGGAAGTGCTGTCGGGAACTACTTCCGGGGTGATCCGCGGGGATATTCTGGCCAAAGGCGATGTGCAGCAATGGATCAGGATCGCGAATGCGCTCCGGATGCGGATTGCATTACGTATGGTGGACGCCGCGCCTGCGGAGGCGAAGGCAATTATTGAAGAGGCTGCCAAAAATACCCTGGCGAGCACGGCGCAGGATGTGTTTTTCCCTTACAATGTAGCCACTACCACCAACAGGTTTCCTTATAATGACGTGGAACGGCCGCTCGTGGAGTTCGCGGTAACTTCCACGCTGGTCGATTATCTCCAGTCCGTGAACGATCCGCGCCTGCCGGTGTTCGCCCGTCCGGACGAAACGAATGGGAAGTATGTGGGCAAAGTATACGGCACCGAGGCGAATCTGCCGACGATGATCGGCCTGTCCAAGCCCGGCGTGATTGCGTACAGCGGGTCGGCGAAAGGTTATGTGATTACCTACGCCGAGGTGGCATTCATGAAAGCCGAGGCGGCAGCGCGTGGGATGAATGTCGGAACCGACACGCCGGAGGCGCTTTACAATGAGGCAGTGCGGGCGTCGATGACGCAGTGGGGCATTGCCGATGCGAAGGCCGTGGACGACTATCTCAAACGCGTTCCGTACAAGGCAGGAACGTGGAAAAACGTCATCGGGACGCAGAAATGGATCGCTTTGTACATGCAGGGCCTGCAATCGTGGCTGGAACGCCTCCGCCTCGATCCCAAAAAGCCGGACGGCACGGTACTGTTTATTCCCCCGGCGTCGGGTAGTCTCGATCCGGACGTTACCGATGTGCCCAAACGGTTGAAATACCCCAGCAACACCCGCGCCGCCAATGCGCAGAACAGTGCCGACGCTGCCAAGCGGATAGGCGGTGATACCCAGGCGGTAAAGAACTGGTGGGACGTGGAGTAA
- a CDS encoding SusC/RagA family TonB-linked outer membrane protein produces MAQSIRSCLLALLCVLLCSYHAAAQDRRVKGKVVDESNAGIPGVSVLMKGSTNGTNTDVDGNFSIALPAGSQVLTVSSIGHVTQDVNVSAAATEVTVKLKADVKSLGEVVVTALGVQRSTRNVGYAIQQIDGGGIQEAREVNYINSLQGKLAGVQIGGNSGSMGGSSRVTIRGLKSISGNNNALFIVDGVPMANMNMNSYGVTGGQGTGGGGYDYGNPAQLLNPNDVENISVLKGAAATALYGSRGQNGVIYITTKTGKGSGKLSLNYDLNIQADQVSLLPKFQNLYGGGGSSNFTKLYVDANPTGFLPGGGTYDDGDGKGRYDLIPDYGTDESWGPKMEGQLVRHYWSWDQDRNNPNFGKTAPWSPQPDNAKQFFKTGVTFSNNLSVASSGDNGSIRFSVGQTKQNFIYPGSSLSRFFISLNSVYKFTEKFTFSGGINYINDHSKGRPGTGFFGNNPMLFYVMFGQRQIDDAYLRNYKYADGTEQSWNRTAWNIQKPAFTQNPYWNQYENYNTDQNNRYFGNAGLTYKLTDWLSADLRVFSDYLNHLDEVRGAKGFFVGSYARRVVVNNENNYQGTLNINKEFADSKLTLEAVAGGNILRIKSNIDAGNTNGGLQNPMVYVLQNSVTPATVSNAYGNKQINSVFGSVTLGYNKFLYLTATGRNDWASTLKQTGNYSYFYPSVAGSFIFSDLITDAKWLTLGKARLSYARVGNDADPYSVSRYYDYVAPFDTYPLQSTSDKLFNSRLKPELSSETEAGVDFKFFNDRLGANFTYYNRKTRNQIWNVQIPSESGFTTKVVNGGTVQNKGIELTLSATPVMTTNFSWRVGLNFSKNKNIVLDLNSTNDNIQGIERFIIGTERRTNKVSMVAQKGMSLGTMLGTDYVYDANGNKTVADNGTYNVTPTPVIIGDANPDFIGGLSNMLSYKNFYLSALVDFQKGGDFFSYTNLYGNKSGMLKETAENGIRENGVVNPGVKADGLPNDIVVPARTHFNADGGNRISKANLYDGSFIYLREVRLGWYLPDGWAKKIRMQALRVTLTGRNLWLIKSNAPNVDPANITNSISNQIGFEGGALPPTRSYGVNLNVTF; encoded by the coding sequence ATGGCGCAATCGATACGAAGTTGTTTGTTGGCACTGCTGTGCGTGCTGTTATGTTCGTACCATGCAGCTGCCCAGGACAGGCGTGTGAAAGGGAAAGTGGTTGACGAATCCAATGCCGGGATCCCGGGCGTGAGCGTGCTCATGAAGGGCAGCACCAACGGCACAAACACCGATGTGGACGGCAATTTCAGCATTGCGCTCCCGGCGGGGAGCCAGGTGCTCACGGTGTCGTCCATCGGGCACGTTACGCAGGATGTGAACGTGTCGGCGGCGGCGACGGAAGTGACTGTGAAGCTCAAAGCCGATGTGAAAAGCCTCGGCGAAGTGGTGGTAACGGCGCTGGGCGTGCAGCGCAGCACGCGCAATGTGGGCTACGCAATCCAGCAGATCGACGGCGGCGGCATTCAGGAAGCCCGCGAGGTGAACTACATCAACTCATTGCAGGGCAAGCTGGCGGGCGTACAGATCGGCGGCAACAGCGGTTCGATGGGCGGCTCGTCGAGGGTCACGATCCGCGGTTTGAAATCCATTTCCGGAAACAATAATGCATTGTTTATCGTCGACGGCGTGCCTATGGCCAATATGAACATGAATTCATACGGCGTAACGGGCGGACAAGGCACCGGCGGCGGCGGGTACGACTACGGCAACCCGGCGCAGCTGCTCAATCCGAACGACGTGGAGAACATTTCGGTGCTGAAAGGCGCTGCCGCGACGGCGCTTTACGGCAGCCGCGGCCAGAATGGGGTCATTTACATTACAACCAAAACCGGCAAGGGCTCGGGCAAGCTCTCGCTGAACTATGACCTGAACATCCAGGCCGACCAGGTGTCGCTGTTGCCCAAATTCCAGAACCTCTATGGTGGCGGCGGGAGTTCGAATTTCACGAAGCTGTATGTCGATGCCAACCCGACGGGCTTTTTGCCCGGAGGCGGTACTTACGATGACGGCGACGGCAAAGGCCGCTACGACCTCATTCCCGATTACGGTACCGACGAATCGTGGGGGCCGAAGATGGAGGGCCAGCTGGTGCGGCATTACTGGTCGTGGGACCAGGACCGGAACAACCCGAATTTCGGTAAAACCGCTCCTTGGAGCCCTCAGCCTGATAATGCGAAGCAGTTTTTCAAAACCGGGGTAACGTTTTCAAACAACCTCTCGGTGGCCAGCAGCGGCGACAATGGCTCGATCCGCTTCTCGGTCGGACAAACGAAGCAAAACTTCATTTACCCGGGCAGCAGCCTGAGCCGGTTCTTTATCAGCCTCAATTCGGTGTATAAGTTCACCGAGAAATTTACTTTCAGCGGCGGTATCAACTATATCAACGACCATTCGAAAGGCAGGCCGGGAACGGGCTTTTTCGGCAACAACCCGATGCTGTTTTACGTGATGTTCGGCCAGCGGCAGATCGACGATGCCTATTTGCGCAATTACAAATACGCCGACGGCACCGAGCAATCATGGAACCGGACAGCCTGGAATATCCAAAAGCCGGCATTTACCCAAAACCCTTATTGGAACCAGTACGAAAACTATAATACCGACCAGAATAACCGCTATTTCGGTAATGCGGGCCTGACCTACAAGCTTACCGACTGGCTCTCCGCCGACCTTCGCGTGTTCTCCGATTATCTCAACCATTTGGACGAGGTAAGAGGCGCCAAAGGTTTCTTTGTAGGCTCCTATGCACGGCGCGTGGTGGTGAACAACGAAAACAACTACCAGGGAACTCTGAACATCAACAAAGAATTCGCCGACTCTAAACTGACGCTCGAAGCGGTGGCCGGGGGGAACATATTGCGGATTAAATCGAACATCGACGCCGGCAATACGAATGGCGGCCTGCAAAATCCGATGGTGTATGTGCTGCAAAACTCGGTAACGCCCGCGACGGTTTCCAATGCTTACGGCAACAAGCAGATCAATTCCGTTTTCGGGTCGGTTACTTTGGGGTACAACAAGTTTTTGTACCTGACAGCGACTGGCCGTAACGACTGGGCATCCACCCTGAAACAAACCGGCAACTATTCCTATTTCTATCCGTCGGTAGCGGGGTCGTTTATCTTTTCGGACCTGATTACCGATGCCAAATGGCTCACACTCGGGAAAGCGCGCTTGTCGTATGCGCGGGTGGGCAACGATGCGGACCCGTATTCGGTTTCGCGGTATTACGATTACGTAGCGCCATTTGACACCTATCCGCTGCAAAGCACTTCGGACAAGCTGTTCAACAGCCGCCTTAAACCGGAATTGTCTTCGGAAACGGAAGCGGGGGTGGATTTCAAGTTTTTCAACGACCGTCTGGGTGCCAATTTTACCTATTATAACCGCAAAACAAGAAACCAGATCTGGAATGTGCAAATCCCATCCGAAAGCGGTTTCACAACCAAGGTGGTGAATGGCGGGACGGTTCAAAATAAGGGTATCGAGCTTACATTATCGGCCACGCCGGTGATGACCACCAATTTCAGCTGGCGCGTGGGCCTCAATTTCTCCAAAAACAAAAACATCGTCCTTGACCTGAACAGCACTAACGACAATATCCAGGGCATCGAAAGGTTCATCATCGGTACCGAACGCCGGACGAACAAAGTGTCGATGGTTGCGCAGAAAGGAATGTCGCTCGGCACCATGCTTGGGACGGATTATGTGTACGACGCCAATGGCAACAAAACCGTGGCCGACAACGGGACTTATAATGTAACCCCCACACCGGTGATCATCGGCGATGCCAATCCGGATTTCATAGGGGGCTTGTCGAATATGCTGAGTTACAAGAATTTTTATCTGTCGGCACTTGTGGATTTTCAAAAGGGCGGTGATTTCTTTTCCTATACCAATTTGTACGGAAATAAATCGGGCATGCTGAAAGAAACCGCTGAAAACGGAATCCGTGAAAACGGCGTGGTGAACCCGGGTGTGAAGGCGGATGGCCTGCCGAACGACATTGTGGTACCGGCGCGGACGCATTTCAATGCAGATGGCGGTAACCGCATCAGCAAAGCCAACCTGTACGACGGCAGCTTCATTTACCTCCGCGAGGTGCGGCTGGGCTGGTACCTGCCCGATGGCTGGGCGAAGAAGATCCGCATGCAGGCTTTGCGGGTAACACTTACCGGACGGAACCTCTGGCTTATCAAAAGCAATGCACCGAACGTCGATCCGGCCAATATTACCAATTCCATCAGCAACCAGATCGGCTTCGAGGGCGGTGCATTGCCGCCGACCCGCAGCTATGGCGTGAACCTGAATGTTACTTTCTGA
- a CDS encoding DUF6268 family outer membrane beta-barrel protein — translation MEPSKWITFRTTHAPGKVYRFANSGAKTFTNEEMYVRAWLPVLHKKNFAIVLGPNYRMEQLEFKGSGENPAKKFEGWNLRTFGLDLNSFVKLDSTSWLVLTSHINKTGNFAMLSAKEIPLNYTVSASYLKRLAPNKEIGAGIIVNKSFRLTVLPVFLFNYNLSEREGIEIMLPRKIAWRHNLSPNDLLYFKAEAVTRTYYLNRVAEGTPDVCRRIDVDMGISYNRRFGHFGGVEVFGGYRKNLSNKMVHDAIPVRTSGLAATVEFYIQPPSFRGKGRK, via the coding sequence ATGGAGCCTTCAAAATGGATCACTTTCCGGACCACACATGCACCGGGAAAGGTTTACCGATTCGCCAATAGCGGCGCGAAGACATTTACCAACGAGGAAATGTACGTCCGCGCGTGGTTGCCCGTGCTCCACAAAAAGAATTTCGCCATTGTGCTCGGCCCGAACTACCGGATGGAGCAGCTCGAATTCAAGGGCAGCGGCGAAAATCCGGCGAAGAAGTTCGAGGGGTGGAACCTGCGCACATTTGGCCTCGACCTCAATTCGTTTGTGAAACTCGATAGCACATCGTGGCTCGTGCTGACCTCGCATATCAACAAGACGGGCAATTTCGCGATGCTGTCGGCAAAGGAAATACCGCTTAACTACACCGTTTCGGCTTCTTACCTCAAACGGCTGGCGCCGAATAAGGAAATTGGGGCGGGTATTATTGTCAATAAAAGTTTCAGGCTAACCGTCCTCCCCGTTTTCCTCTTTAACTACAATCTTTCCGAAAGAGAAGGCATCGAGATCATGCTGCCGCGGAAGATCGCCTGGCGGCATAATCTTTCACCTAATGACCTGCTGTATTTCAAAGCGGAGGCCGTTACCAGGACGTATTATCTCAACCGTGTGGCTGAGGGAACACCCGATGTTTGCCGGCGTATCGATGTCGATATGGGCATTTCTTACAATCGCCGGTTCGGGCATTTCGGCGGGGTGGAGGTTTTTGGGGGTTATCGAAAAAACCTGTCGAACAAAATGGTGCACGATGCCATTCCTGTGCGGACGTCGGGACTTGCGGCTACGGTCGAGTTCTACATTCAGCCGCCGTCGTTCAGGGGAAAAGGGCGGAAGTGA
- a CDS encoding DUF4287 domain-containing protein → MSFQGYLKTILAKTGKGPDDFRKLAEEKGFTAGGQLKGSTKAGDIVQWLKTDFDLGQGHAMAIYALLKGTKDEHSA, encoded by the coding sequence ATGTCGTTTCAGGGCTACCTCAAAACAATTCTCGCTAAAACCGGCAAAGGTCCCGATGATTTCCGGAAACTCGCCGAAGAAAAAGGCTTCACCGCCGGAGGGCAATTAAAAGGCAGCACGAAGGCTGGCGATATCGTGCAATGGCTGAAAACAGACTTCGACCTCGGCCAGGGACATGCCATGGCGATCTACGCGCTGCTGAAAGGTACCAAGGACGAACACAGCGCGTAG
- the ypfJ gene encoding KPN_02809 family neutral zinc metallopeptidase: MRWQDLRRSSNVEDRRGMSGGGKVALGGIGVIIVVAIGLLTGQDPQEILSNIQGAQTEQAETRPPGPRPDDKTADFVSAVLGSTEDVWTQIYAQNNAEYEKPVLQMFSNATQSACGGASSAMGPFYCPADQKVYIDLTFCDELRDRFNAPGEFAVAYVVAHEVGHHVQNLMGISRQVQEQRGRLSEAEYNKLSVKLELQADFLAGVWANHANRMENILEPGDLEAALTAANAIGDDKLQKESQGYVVPDAFTHGTSEQRMYWFKKGYETGDLNQGRYQDIR; encoded by the coding sequence ATGCGTTGGCAGGATTTACGCAGAAGCAGTAACGTCGAGGACCGCCGCGGCATGTCGGGCGGAGGCAAAGTGGCACTCGGCGGCATTGGAGTGATCATCGTGGTCGCCATCGGATTGCTGACGGGGCAGGACCCGCAGGAAATTCTTTCCAATATCCAGGGCGCACAAACCGAACAGGCCGAGACGCGTCCTCCGGGCCCGCGGCCCGACGACAAAACGGCAGATTTCGTGTCGGCCGTGCTGGGCAGTACCGAAGACGTATGGACGCAGATTTATGCGCAAAACAATGCCGAATACGAGAAGCCGGTGTTGCAAATGTTCTCCAACGCCACGCAGAGCGCCTGCGGTGGCGCTTCTTCGGCCATGGGCCCGTTCTACTGCCCGGCCGATCAGAAAGTATATATCGATCTCACGTTTTGCGACGAGCTGCGCGACCGGTTTAATGCCCCGGGCGAATTTGCCGTGGCCTATGTAGTGGCGCACGAGGTGGGGCACCATGTGCAGAACCTGATGGGCATTTCCCGGCAGGTGCAGGAACAGCGCGGCCGGCTGAGTGAAGCCGAGTACAACAAGCTTTCGGTAAAACTGGAATTGCAGGCCGATTTCCTCGCCGGTGTATGGGCCAACCACGCCAACCGGATGGAGAATATCCTCGAACCGGGCGATCTGGAAGCCGCCCTGACGGCCGCCAATGCGATCGGCGATGACAAATTGCAGAAAGAATCGCAGGGCTATGTGGTTCCCGATGCATTCACGCACGGCACTTCCGAGCAGCGGATGTACTGGTTTAAGAAGGGTTACGAAACCGGCGACCTGAACCAGGGGCGCTACCAGGACATCCGGTAG